The DNA window aaTGTTTGATTAATTTAACAAGTGTTAATTTGCATTTACTTGTTATTTTTAAGCTTTTGTGTaatttaatttctgaattggCAATGCTTTTGTTTTCAATTGCAGGTGGATTTTAATGTGATTGTAGTATTAAAACTGGGTTTGAATTTGGTAAACGATGGGTGTGGAGAATTACCATGTAATTGAACTTGTAGGTGAAGGGTCATTTGGGAAGGTATATAAAGGAAGAAGAAAATTCACTGGCCAGGTATAAACATTATCTTGGTTTCCAAGTCTTGGATTTTTTTAATGTCTCTTTGTTTGTATTTTGCTTTGAAAAGGTTTATCTTGGTTTTTCAGACTGTTGCCATGAAATTTATTATGAAACATGGGAAAAGTGATAAGGATGTTCATAATCTGAGACAGGAAATAGAGGTAATAGACTCACTTTAATTTGGTATTGTTGTTGTTACATAGGAATTTTCTTGATGGTTTTTGAGTATTTGGTGTTTGCATTTTTTTTCGAATGTCAGATTCTACGAAAGCTGAAGCATGAAAATATCATTGAAATGCTTGATTCCTTTGAAAGCCCTCAAGAGTTTTGTGTTGTCACCGAATTTGCACAGGTAATAATTTCGTATTCTATTAGTCCAGACACTTGTAGGCTGCAAACACAGTGGATAAGTATCTGAATGATAACTTTTTCTATTACTTACTTAACAGGGTGAATTATTTGAGATTCTTGAAGATGACAAGTGCCTTCCCGAAGAGCAAGTTCAGGCGATTGCAAAGCAGTTGGTATTTCATCACTAGAAATGTTGATTCATCTTAATTTTATTCAAAGATTTTGTTATTAAAGgcattgggtttattttttgttcaaaatGTTCAAGTAAAGCTTTTCTCTGAGAGAAAACAAAACTGTTGAAATTTGCAGGTGAGAGCGTTGCATTACTTACATTCCAACCGCATAATCCATCGTGACATGAAGCCTCAAAATATTTTAATCGGAAAAGGGTCTATTGTTAAGGTTCATCATTCAGAAATAATCTacattattgttttagtgacaTTTTTTTAATGACCAAGACAAGACAATATTACCTTGTTCCTGTTGtcatattattaattttcttttctgctATCAATAAGCTTTCTTTTAACTAGTTACTTCAGATTTTATGTAACCTTTGTATACTCATTTTTAGATGATAACTTGTTTGCTTTCTAAATTGCCGGCAGCTTTGTGATTTTGGGTTTGCACGAGCTATGTCTATGAATACTGTTGTTTTGCGATCCATAAAAGGTAAGGTTATACTATCTTAAATTCCTAATGTtccttttatgattttattttggTAAGTGTCAGCAAATTGATGATGTAACACACTTGTTGACCCTATGGACTTCTGCCTCTCTTTATCAATTTCTTCTTTTCTATTCCAGGCACTCCTCTGTATATGGCTCCAGAACTGGTACGAGAACAACCCTACAACCACACCGCAGATTTGTGGTCACTTGGTGTCATACTGTATGTATAACTCCTTGTCTTCTTCATACATGTCTAGCAATTTCTGTTCATTTTAGCttgtttttttgtaattataagtTGAAAAGATTATATCAAAGATATTCTTGATAAACCTTTTTTGAGAGTTTTCCACTCAGACCCAAATTATTGATTGTTCCAATATGCCAATATCTTGATGGTTATCCACTCAGACCAGACACTTGtgtaaaaaaaacgaaaaaataccAACCAAAGTTACACTCTAAAATTCTAAATGAACACTCCTAACTTAGAAAAcaattgacaaaaaaaaaatccattataACATATTTTGCATTGCAGCAATTTGGCACATTTCTTAGTCTCCTTTGCACCATCAAAGGACCtgataaatataaatatctgTTGAAACCAATTAGAATTTTACATGAGTAATAAGCTTAATCATTAGTATTTCTGCTAGCTGTGTTGTTTGTTTCCTCTACCCCTGattaatttttcttcttctttcaaaCTATAATTCATGTAATTGACAGGTATGAATTATTTGTTGGCCAGCCTCCATTTTACACAAATTCTGTATATGCACTCATCCGGCACATTGTTAAGGTTCATTCTGTCAAACTTAAATGACTATTGGTAATAAGTTGCTAAAGAACCAGCTAACTTGACATGTATTGTGCCAGGATCCAGTTAAATACCCTGACAACAtaagtgcagaatttaaaagtTTCCTCAAGGGATTGCTAAATAAGGTTGTCTTTTATGTTAAAAAGGGTTTTGATCTGACAATAgtttcatttatatttttcttctgCCAATTATTTTGTACTAAGTCTTTGTTAATAAATGACAGGTGCCACAAAATCGATTGACATGGCCTACTCTTCTTGAACACCCTTTCATAAAGGATTCGTCAGATGAACTAGAACCCAGGCCCCTCAAGGTAGTTATATTTCGAACACGATGATATTAAGCGGACATTTGGTAAAGTAAAAAATTCCTATTCTTCTATAGAAAAGAGATGGGAAAAAGAACTGCAGTATTAGCTTATATGTAAACTTTTCCCAGGAAATATGTCCTCCAGAAGCTAGAGAGGCAGCATGTGCAAACGGAGGAAGCACACTTCATCCATCAGCTGGTTTGGCTTTTATAGTCTTTGGTTGTAAGCCCTCTGTTTCTTCAAATGTTTAgttctattttaataatttgaatCTCATGTCCTAGGTGAAAAAAACTCTCCTAATTCTTCAGAGAAAAGTAATAGGCTGAACATTCAAAAAGAGGCTCAATTTGATGCTCCTGACTCTACCATCAACAACTCTTCACCTCGTGAGGATTTCCCAGGATTTGCAAGTCCTAATGATGTTAAACCAACAGGTAGATATTTTCCgtggaaaaattaaaataatttaaaatgtagAAGAGAGCAGGCTAGCATCTATACTCCTTGACTTTTCATGCTACAAGCTTTTCTCTGCATGTAGCATGGGGTATGTAGTAGTAGATGAAATGAATGACTAAAAGTCATAAACTCTTAAATCCTATCTTCAGTACTAGGACCGGCCTCGTTTGCTTATTTTATGTGACACTGGTAAATTGTAGTGaaagtatatattattttcagGCTGCCAGACATTAGACAGATTAGAGAATAACTCTCGCACAGTCAAAGGGGCACAAatgattggtcaagataatGAAGCATTAGTACATGTTTTACAACCACTGAAAGTATGGTCTAAGGGATCTCAAAGTCCTTGCAGGTAAATTTAGTTAAGCGCCTTACAACCATTAGTTATTTCATGGTACTTTATGCTTATTTGGACTGTTTATGAAGACCATGATTCATTGACAATTCATGCAGGGATCAAGACATTCTTTTGTCAAACCAGTCACTAAGAATTCTATCAAACGTAGTTGCAGCTGGTGCCTTATGTTCGAATGAACTTCTTGATGAGATAATACATGAGCTTCTTGATTTCACACACCATGTTGTTTGCTTGAAATCATCTGAACTTATTGACTTAATAGCAAAGGTATGCGttcatttagaaaaatatggtTTTCCTTTGTTTCTCATTGGCATTAACAGATGATGCTGGGCTTAtgcaactttaatttaattacagAGTTTCTCGATCATCAAAATTTTGGTAAACAACAGAGGAAGTAGCGTTACAGATTCATGGTTCAGGCAATGGGTTTCATTAACAGAAACTTTTGCacaggtttttttttattattattatatatttattgcgTGTTTGGCTGCATTGACCGGTGATAGCTGGAAACAATACAAGTATCTTTAATTGGCATCTTGTTAAATATGTAGGTTGTTGCTTACAAGGAAGATGCATCTGGAAAAGTCTTGTATGAATCCACTGCTTGCATTACTGTGATGTTAGCTTCAGTTGCTGAAGACCTAAAAGCATTTTATTCCGGCTCAGGTTCTGAGGTCAAATCTACTGCTATTGAGATACTCAAACAGATTCTTGGTCATGCTAAAACATGTGGTTTAGTGGATCTTTTGTGTCTCTGTTTGGCTATTTCGGGCGCAAGTTTAATCTCAGGTTCTTCTGATAAGCTTCGTGCTGCTTGTGAATCATGTCGAGCTATTTGGTCACTTATTGAAGCATCAGAAATTTTTTACATGAAAGAGAAGGCCTATCAGTTTCCCCTCAGTGCTCTACAAACCTCTAGGCTCCAACTTGAAAATAGCAACCCCGATGGTTCATTGTTTGGTATTGAATCAGTTAAGATTGTTGATGCAGTTACAAAAGTATTCCTTGGATCAAAGGCAGTACAGGTTGCTCTTTATTACTGCCTTCAACAACGTCTAGAGGCTTCATTATGTGCTGCCATTCAGGTCTCCGTCTCCCATCCTAGTTACCTATTGTTTAGCTTCCTCATTAACCACTTATTTGATCTTTCATTTTCTTTGTTATGAAACCCTTTAAATCTGAAGGAATATTAAATTACTTCTGTTCATATCAAGCTTGCTATTGTCAGCATTAAGAATAACAGTTTCTATTTATGTTTCAGCTCTTGTTGAGGTGTTGTCTCCATAGTCCCATTGTTCCAGGTGCGTTATGTGGCCTGCCCAGTTCCCTACCTATAACAACAGTTGTCAGTGGTGGAGGAGATGGCACCATTATTTCAGAGATATTCTCTATATTGGCCTTTTGTACTTCATCCTTCAAAAATGAGGTACAAACAAATGAAACAAGTAACACGAAGTGTAAATTTACCAAACCTGCTGTTCTAGTTCAACATTCTTGCCTCATCGTTGCAACAATTGCTCAGTGTATAAAGGCAACTGGAAGAAATTCAGCGTTGTTCATGCTTACAACTTCCCAAAAGAAACAAGTTGCTCGACTTGCTGTCCTTGCACACTATTTCTCTTTTGATGATAAAACAAAAATTTCGTTTCTACCTTATTGTGCTTCAGCTATGTTGGCTCTTGCATCCATTCTATCCCTTGAAACTGGGTCTACAGTTGAAACCTCTATCTCTGAAATAGGAGTGCCTTTGATTCCTCGAACTGCTGTACTTTGTGAATGGCTCCAAGTTTCATCAGGCAATCAAGATAAATCTGATACTCATACTACAAATGCTGCCCTCTCATACTGCCATGGTCTTAGGGATGGATGTGTCGGTTTGTTAGACTGCCAGCTTAGGTTGGGGGGACCTTTAGCTGTTAAAGAATTGTGTGCAAGTGGCATACCTCTGCTTCTGATTGATTTGTTAGCTAAATCCCCTTTCAAAGCATCTCCTCAAGGTGCCGAGAGCACAAAAGATCAAGTTGGGCTATCTCCACTTGGAGTAGTATGGACTGTTTCATCAATATGTCATTGTCTTATTGGTGGAGCTGTGACTTTTCGACAGATTATGAAAATCGAACACATCAAGCTCATTTCTGGCTTACTAAGCGATATACATCTCAAGCTTATAAAGCGTTCAGTCGGTCCTGGTGGAGGCAAAGAAggcataagaataataattaatgcTGTTATTGATCTATTAGCATTTCCTCTTGTTGCTATCCAGAATGCTCCCGGCTTGCCGGCAGCCACTGCCTCTGTGAATAGTGGTTTGCTTCTTAATATGGCTTCACCAGGTGGGAGGGTATGCATGGAAGACAAAGACATGGTAAAAGTAATAGAGGAAGACTTGGGAAAGTATAGCGAAATCCTTTCGCAGGTTTGATCTTTTATCCCTATGCTTTTGTTTAACTACTTTGCTA is part of the Cannabis sativa cultivar Pink pepper isolate KNU-18-1 chromosome 5, ASM2916894v1, whole genome shotgun sequence genome and encodes:
- the LOC115717019 gene encoding serine/threonine-protein kinase TIO; translated protein: MGVENYHVIELVGEGSFGKVYKGRRKFTGQTVAMKFIMKHGKSDKDVHNLRQEIEILRKLKHENIIEMLDSFESPQEFCVVTEFAQGELFEILEDDKCLPEEQVQAIAKQLVRALHYLHSNRIIHRDMKPQNILIGKGSIVKLCDFGFARAMSMNTVVLRSIKGTPLYMAPELVREQPYNHTADLWSLGVILYELFVGQPPFYTNSVYALIRHIVKDPVKYPDNISAEFKSFLKGLLNKVPQNRLTWPTLLEHPFIKDSSDELEPRPLKEICPPEAREAACANGGSTLHPSAGEKNSPNSSEKSNRLNIQKEAQFDAPDSTINNSSPREDFPGFASPNDVKPTGCQTLDRLENNSRTVKGAQMIGQDNEALVHVLQPLKVWSKGSQSPCRDQDILLSNQSLRILSNVVAAGALCSNELLDEIIHELLDFTHHVVCLKSSELIDLIAKSFSIIKILVNNRGSSVTDSWFRQWVSLTETFAQVVAYKEDASGKVLYESTACITVMLASVAEDLKAFYSGSGSEVKSTAIEILKQILGHAKTCGLVDLLCLCLAISGASLISGSSDKLRAACESCRAIWSLIEASEIFYMKEKAYQFPLSALQTSRLQLENSNPDGSLFGIESVKIVDAVTKVFLGSKAVQVALYYCLQQRLEASLCAAIQLLLRCCLHSPIVPGALCGLPSSLPITTVVSGGGDGTIISEIFSILAFCTSSFKNEVQTNETSNTKCKFTKPAVLVQHSCLIVATIAQCIKATGRNSALFMLTTSQKKQVARLAVLAHYFSFDDKTKISFLPYCASAMLALASILSLETGSTVETSISEIGVPLIPRTAVLCEWLQVSSGNQDKSDTHTTNAALSYCHGLRDGCVGLLDCQLRLGGPLAVKELCASGIPLLLIDLLAKSPFKASPQGAESTKDQVGLSPLGVVWTVSSICHCLIGGAVTFRQIMKIEHIKLISGLLSDIHLKLIKRSVGPGGGKEGIRIIINAVIDLLAFPLVAIQNAPGLPAATASVNSGLLLNMASPGGRVCMEDKDMVKVIEEDLGKYSEILSQVGVPSLILRCLEYVELKDMGRPVAFVAKMIRTPNLARELVKKGLLDPNRWRRLLDSSCPKEVTLDALMIVSDLARMHKIFYEYIDRASVLQYLKEFLTHEDPNVRSKTCSALGNMCRNSPYFYESFVRYQIINLLIDRCSDPDKRTRKFASFAIGNAAFHNDTLYEELRRSIPYLANLLLSIEEDKTKSNAAGALCNLVRHSNKLCEDIISKGAIQAVLKLVSEYSSSAVAPRPIPGPGSLNESPLKVALIALSKMCAHSPCRQFLRSSELLPIIKQLQQSPEKEISKYASDITTKLF